The Manihot esculenta cultivar AM560-2 chromosome 1, M.esculenta_v8, whole genome shotgun sequence genome has a window encoding:
- the LOC110601551 gene encoding thioredoxin domain-containing protein PLP3B isoform X1 gives MDPDSVKSTLSNLAFGNVMAAAARDYQKDLIAQGKAQPSSSINQEVDLDELMDDPELEKLHADRIAALKKEVEKREALKKQGHGEYREISEGDFLGEVTGSEKVICHFYHREFYRCKIMDKHLKSLAPRHLNTKFIKLDAENAPFFVTKLGVKTLPCVILFRKGIAIDRLIGFQDLGGKDDFTTKSLEILLIKKGIISEKKDNEDDEEDDYPESRDRTVRASACPDSDSD, from the exons ATGGACCCAGATTCAGTTAAATCAACTTTGTCTAACCTAGCTTTTGGTAATGTTATGGCAGCGGCAGCTCGCGATTATCAGAAG GACTTGATTGCTCAAGGGAAAGCGCAGCCATCAAGTTCTATCAACCAAGAGGTTGACTTAGATGAGTTGATGGAT GATCCTGAGCTGGAAAAACTGCACGCGGACAGGATTGCAGCGCTCAAG AAAGAAGTTGAGAAACGAGAAGCCCTGAAGAAGCAAGGACATGGAGAGTACAGGGAGATAAGTGAGGGTGATTTCTTGGGTGAAGTCACTGGCAGTGAGAAAGTTATTTGCCACTTCTACCATAGGGAGTTCTATCGGTGCAA AATAATGGATAAGCATTTGAAGTCTCTTGCACCAAGGCATCTCAATACCAAGTTCATCAAGCTGGACGCAGAG AATGCACCCTTCTTTGTTACCAAGCTTGGTGTCAAAACTTTGCCCTGTGTCATACTGTTCAG GAAAGGGATTGCAATTGATAGGCTGATTGGATTTCAAGATTTGGGAGGAAAAGATGATTTCACCACAAAATCGCTCGAGATTCTTCTGATAAAGAAAG GTATAATTAGTGAGAAAAAAGATAATGAAGATGATGAAGAGGATGATTATCCTGAAAGCAGAGACAGGACAGTGAGAGCATCTGCGTGTCCCGATTCTGATTCTGATTGA
- the LOC110601551 gene encoding thioredoxin domain-containing protein PLP3B isoform X2, producing MDPDSVKSTLSNLAFGNVMAAAARDYQKDLIAQGKAQPSSSINQEVDLDELMDDPELEKLHADRIAALKKEVEKREALKKQGHGEYREISEGDFLGEVTGSEKVICHFYHREFYRCKKGIAIDRLIGFQDLGGKDDFTTKSLEILLIKKGIISEKKDNEDDEEDDYPESRDRTVRASACPDSDSD from the exons ATGGACCCAGATTCAGTTAAATCAACTTTGTCTAACCTAGCTTTTGGTAATGTTATGGCAGCGGCAGCTCGCGATTATCAGAAG GACTTGATTGCTCAAGGGAAAGCGCAGCCATCAAGTTCTATCAACCAAGAGGTTGACTTAGATGAGTTGATGGAT GATCCTGAGCTGGAAAAACTGCACGCGGACAGGATTGCAGCGCTCAAG AAAGAAGTTGAGAAACGAGAAGCCCTGAAGAAGCAAGGACATGGAGAGTACAGGGAGATAAGTGAGGGTGATTTCTTGGGTGAAGTCACTGGCAGTGAGAAAGTTATTTGCCACTTCTACCATAGGGAGTTCTATCGGTGCAA GAAAGGGATTGCAATTGATAGGCTGATTGGATTTCAAGATTTGGGAGGAAAAGATGATTTCACCACAAAATCGCTCGAGATTCTTCTGATAAAGAAAG GTATAATTAGTGAGAAAAAAGATAATGAAGATGATGAAGAGGATGATTATCCTGAAAGCAGAGACAGGACAGTGAGAGCATCTGCGTGTCCCGATTCTGATTCTGATTGA